In Leisingera methylohalidivorans DSM 14336, a single genomic region encodes these proteins:
- a CDS encoding RNA polymerase sigma factor produces MSATAEEVSDDALLVLYANGDGRAAAQLTARLSPRVFRVAIRVMGIRAEAEDVTQEAMLRLWKMAPEWRPGEAQVSTWLYRVAMNLCIDRKRRARGGHVDLDSVPEPPDPARSAAEALQEGARQDALQAALMQLPERQRQAVVLRHLEELSNPEIAGIMDISVEAVESLTARGKRALAAALAGRREELGYSDG; encoded by the coding sequence ATGAGTGCCACGGCGGAGGAGGTCTCCGACGATGCGCTTCTGGTGCTTTATGCCAATGGCGACGGGCGCGCGGCGGCGCAGCTGACCGCGCGGCTGAGCCCGCGGGTCTTCAGGGTTGCGATACGGGTGATGGGGATCCGGGCCGAGGCCGAGGATGTGACCCAGGAGGCGATGCTGCGGCTGTGGAAGATGGCGCCGGAATGGCGGCCGGGAGAGGCGCAGGTCTCCACTTGGCTGTACCGGGTGGCGATGAATCTGTGCATCGACCGCAAGCGGCGCGCCCGCGGCGGGCATGTGGATCTGGATTCGGTGCCGGAACCACCGGATCCGGCCCGCTCGGCGGCCGAGGCGCTGCAGGAGGGGGCGCGGCAGGATGCGCTGCAGGCGGCTCTGATGCAATTGCCGGAACGCCAGCGGCAGGCGGTGGTGCTGCGGCATCTGGAGGAACTGTCCAACCCGGAGATCGCCGGGATCATGGACATCAGCGTCGAGGCGGTGGAAAGTCTGACCGCCCGGGGCAAACGGGCGCTGGCCGCGGCTTTGGCCGGGCGGCGCGAAGAGTTGGGATATAGTGATGGCTGA
- a CDS encoding EF-hand domain-containing protein, with amino-acid sequence MKHVTFIAAIVAAAGLAAGGAALAKGDGHHGPKMSFEEIDADGNGEVTKAEIQALKEARFGKADTDGNGVLTLEEMQAHAQAQANKRAARMLERFDKDGDGALSKDELPEPRRAGRMFDRMDADGSGGISKQEFDEARMRHGGKHRPGHGDSNGNNTEQN; translated from the coding sequence ATGAAACACGTCACGTTTATCGCCGCGATTGTTGCCGCTGCAGGATTGGCCGCAGGTGGCGCGGCCCTGGCGAAGGGCGATGGTCACCATGGGCCGAAGATGTCCTTTGAAGAAATCGACGCCGACGGCAATGGCGAGGTCACCAAGGCGGAAATCCAGGCCTTGAAGGAAGCCCGCTTTGGCAAGGCGGACACCGACGGTAACGGCGTGCTGACGCTGGAGGAAATGCAGGCGCATGCGCAGGCGCAGGCAAATAAGCGGGCCGCCCGGATGCTGGAACGCTTTGACAAGGACGGCGATGGCGCGTTGAGTAAGGATGAGCTGCCAGAGCCGCGCCGGGCGGGCAGGATGTTTGACCGGATGGATGCCGATGGCAGCGGCGGGATCTCGAAGCAGGAATTTGACGAAGCCCGGATGCGCCACGGCGGCAAGCACCGTCCCGGCCACGGAGACAGCAATGGGAACAACACGGAGCAGAACTGA
- a CDS encoding DUF983 domain-containing protein yields MTESSAAMAPDADTDRPTMPALAKGWRCKCPECGQGKLLHSYLKVNTSCSYCGLNLTHARADDGPAYLTILIVGHIMAPLMHVVYFSWRPEPLVMFSFFTIGCIASSLYLLPRMKGIVIAYQWARRMHGFDKETPAVKGQ; encoded by the coding sequence ATGACCGAGTCTTCAGCTGCGATGGCGCCCGACGCAGACACTGACCGCCCCACAATGCCGGCCCTGGCCAAGGGCTGGCGCTGCAAATGCCCCGAGTGCGGCCAGGGCAAACTGCTGCATTCCTATCTCAAGGTGAACACCAGCTGCAGCTACTGCGGCCTGAACCTGACACATGCGCGCGCCGACGACGGACCCGCATACCTCACGATCCTGATCGTCGGCCACATCATGGCGCCCTTGATGCATGTGGTCTATTTCTCCTGGCGGCCTGAACCGCTGGTGATGTTCTCGTTTTTCACGATTGGCTGCATCGCCTCTTCCTTGTATCTGCTGCCGCGGATGAAGGGGATTGTCATTGCCTATCAATGGGCGCGGCGGATGCACGGGTTCGACAAGGAAACCCCAGCGGTAAAAGGGCAGTAA
- a CDS encoding NUDIX hydrolase, which produces MSDTYLSGETTIDKTAIRNAATVIAMRGRMAEDPQVLMGQRGAKAAFMPNKFVFPGGAVDLADAEIPLAAPLSPLCQERLHDKAPAGVHHALSVAAVRELWEETGLILGEPGAWHGEVPEDWQGFAATGHVPSARGMQFVFRALTPPGRPRRFDARFFLIDADQITGDLDDFSRAADELSHLQWIPLSQVRSFDLPFITEVVLAEVTARVRDAEPPQSVPYFHNNDEASLFLRLKGYPMPANG; this is translated from the coding sequence ATGAGCGACACATATCTCAGCGGTGAAACCACCATCGACAAAACCGCAATCCGCAATGCGGCGACCGTTATCGCCATGCGCGGCCGGATGGCGGAGGACCCGCAGGTTCTGATGGGCCAGCGCGGCGCCAAGGCCGCTTTCATGCCGAACAAATTTGTGTTTCCCGGCGGTGCCGTCGATCTGGCGGACGCAGAAATCCCGCTTGCCGCGCCGCTTTCCCCTCTCTGCCAGGAGCGTCTGCACGACAAGGCGCCCGCAGGGGTGCATCACGCCCTCAGCGTCGCCGCGGTGCGCGAGCTGTGGGAGGAAACCGGCCTGATCCTGGGGGAACCCGGCGCCTGGCACGGAGAGGTCCCGGAAGACTGGCAGGGATTTGCCGCCACCGGCCACGTCCCCTCTGCCCGCGGCATGCAGTTCGTGTTCCGCGCCCTGACCCCGCCGGGCCGCCCGCGCCGGTTTGATGCGCGCTTTTTCCTGATCGACGCCGACCAGATCACCGGCGACCTGGATGACTTCTCCCGCGCCGCGGATGAGTTGTCGCATCTGCAATGGATCCCGCTCAGCCAGGTGCGCAGCTTTGATCTGCCGTTCATTACCGAGGTGGTGCTGGCCGAAGTCACCGCCCGCGTCCGGGACGCCGAGCCGCCGCAAAGCGTGCCCTATTTCCATAACAATGACGAGGCCAGCCTGTTCCTGCGCCTGAAGGGTTATCCGATGCCCGCGAACGGGTAA
- a CDS encoding EamA family transporter, producing the protein MFAWIPVSIAAASFQTVRFMLQKTLSNVTLSPGGATFARFFYSAPFILAGLAAYLAVSGRPLPALGPAFWMFAAIGGTAQILATVCVVALFKQRNFAVGITFKKTEVIQTAIVGLAVLGDPVSLGGWVAILIGLTAVLVLSKTPDAQGGWWRHLTNRASQLGLGSGVLFAFSAVSYRGAALQLGDLEAAFRAGVTLAAVVCLQTLFMLVWLGLRDRGEIARVWAARRVAVWVGLTSMGGSFCWFWAFTLQNAAYVKAVGQVELLLSLLASVLFFKEKVTARELTGMGLLVLSILALVLAL; encoded by the coding sequence ATGTTCGCCTGGATCCCCGTATCAATTGCCGCTGCCTCCTTTCAGACTGTGCGGTTCATGCTGCAGAAGACGCTGAGCAACGTGACGCTGTCGCCGGGCGGGGCCACCTTCGCCCGGTTTTTCTATTCCGCGCCGTTTATCCTGGCGGGGCTGGCGGCCTATCTGGCGGTCTCCGGCCGGCCGCTGCCAGCGCTGGGGCCGGCGTTCTGGATGTTCGCCGCCATTGGCGGCACCGCGCAGATCCTGGCCACCGTCTGCGTGGTGGCCCTGTTCAAGCAGCGCAATTTTGCGGTTGGCATCACCTTCAAGAAAACCGAAGTCATTCAGACTGCCATCGTCGGCCTGGCAGTTCTGGGCGACCCGGTCAGCCTTGGCGGCTGGGTGGCGATCCTGATCGGGCTGACGGCGGTGCTGGTGCTGTCCAAGACACCGGACGCGCAGGGGGGCTGGTGGCGGCATCTGACCAACCGGGCGTCGCAGCTGGGACTGGGGTCGGGGGTTCTGTTTGCCTTTTCCGCCGTCAGCTACCGCGGGGCCGCCTTGCAGCTGGGTGATTTGGAGGCGGCCTTTCGCGCCGGGGTGACGCTGGCGGCGGTGGTCTGCTTGCAGACGCTGTTCATGCTTGTCTGGCTGGGACTGCGGGACAGGGGCGAAATCGCCCGGGTCTGGGCCGCGCGCCGGGTCGCGGTCTGGGTGGGGCTGACCAGCATGGGCGGCTCGTTCTGCTGGTTCTGGGCCTTCACGCTGCAGAATGCCGCCTATGTCAAGGCTGTGGGGCAGGTGGAGCTGCTGTTGTCGCTGCTGGCCTCGGTGCTGTTCTTTAAGGAAAAGGTAACGGCCCGCGAACTGACGGGCATGGGGCTGCTGGTTCTGTCAATCCTGGCGCTGGTGCTGGCGCTGTAA
- a CDS encoding fatty acid desaturase, with protein sequence MSEGRNDYMPRGVEWSTLALILACHGGWLAALWLLPSVSLALTVPALGLMAALHSSLTHEALHGHPFRSRWQNEALLFFPLSMAIPYGRFRDTHLAHHEDELLTDPYDDPESNFQDPAVWAKLPGWRKGLLRVNNTLLGRVVLGPLMGQVCFMAGDWRLARRGEPGIARDWILHVLGLVPVIWVVLQSPAPLWAAVLGAYSGLGLLKIRTFLEHRAHETAQGRSVVIEDRGLLAFLFLNNNLHAVHHRHPGVPWHALPRLYQTRRAEFLQANGGYVYRNYLQILRNYLLRAKDPVPHPLWQQEK encoded by the coding sequence ATGTCTGAAGGACGCAACGACTACATGCCGCGCGGTGTTGAGTGGAGCACGCTGGCGCTGATTCTGGCCTGCCACGGCGGCTGGCTGGCAGCACTGTGGCTGCTGCCATCGGTCAGTCTGGCCTTGACCGTGCCGGCACTGGGCCTGATGGCGGCGCTGCATTCCTCGCTGACCCATGAGGCACTGCACGGCCACCCGTTCCGCAGCCGCTGGCAGAACGAGGCACTGCTGTTCTTTCCCTTGAGTATGGCGATCCCCTATGGCCGGTTCCGCGACACCCATCTGGCGCATCATGAGGATGAGCTGCTGACAGATCCATATGACGATCCGGAGAGCAATTTTCAGGATCCGGCGGTCTGGGCCAAGCTGCCGGGCTGGCGCAAGGGCCTGCTGCGGGTGAACAATACATTGCTGGGCCGGGTGGTGCTGGGGCCGCTGATGGGGCAGGTCTGCTTCATGGCGGGCGACTGGCGGCTGGCGCGCAGGGGCGAACCGGGGATTGCCCGCGACTGGATCCTGCATGTTCTGGGCCTGGTGCCGGTGATCTGGGTGGTGCTGCAGTCGCCGGCGCCGCTGTGGGCGGCGGTGCTGGGCGCCTATTCGGGGCTTGGGCTCTTGAAGATCCGCACCTTTCTGGAGCATCGGGCGCATGAAACCGCCCAGGGCCGCTCGGTGGTGATCGAGGACAGAGGGCTGCTGGCTTTTCTATTCCTGAACAACAACCTTCATGCGGTGCATCACAGGCATCCGGGCGTTCCCTGGCATGCGCTGCCGCGGCTGTATCAGACGCGCCGGGCGGAGTTCCTGCAGGCCAACGGCGGCTATGTCTACCGCAACTACCTGCAGATTCTCCGCAACTATCTGCTGCGCGCCAAGGACCCGGTCCCGCATCCGCTCTGGCAGCAGGAGAAATAA
- a CDS encoding DUF2061 domain-containing protein: METHRRSIVKAVIWNILGLATMTLVGLIATGSAKTGGMMALVNTGIGFTVYLIYERVWSKVQWGRFHV, translated from the coding sequence ATGGAAACGCACAGGCGTTCAATCGTGAAGGCGGTGATTTGGAACATTCTTGGGCTGGCGACGATGACGCTGGTGGGGCTGATCGCCACCGGGTCTGCCAAGACCGGCGGGATGATGGCACTGGTCAATACGGGCATTGGTTTCACCGTCTACCTGATCTACGAACGCGTCTGGTCGAAAGTCCAGTGGGGGCGATTCCATGTCTGA
- a CDS encoding helix-turn-helix domain-containing protein produces the protein MIENIDKRVRAAQFRQRLNRALRDSGLSQSALARAVGVDRSTISQLLTDEGARLPNAHVVGACAGALGVSADWLLSLSDRPESAAELLASSLSLTEAPRALVDERIFEWHQEALGYKIRHVPAALPDMLKTRALLEWEYSPHLGRTAGQAIGASEDRLTWMRQSPSDYEIAMPLYELDSFAHGVGYYEGLPLEVRLEQLTQFERLCEQLYPRLRIYLFDAKRLYSAPLTLFGPLLCVFYAGTHYLAFRDKERIATFTSHFDNLVREADLTARQLPGRLRALRAAISS, from the coding sequence ATGATAGAAAATATCGACAAACGGGTGCGAGCCGCACAGTTCCGGCAAAGGCTGAACCGGGCGCTGCGCGACAGCGGCCTCAGCCAAAGCGCCCTGGCCCGCGCCGTCGGCGTCGACCGTTCCACCATCTCTCAGCTCTTGACGGATGAGGGTGCGCGATTGCCGAACGCCCATGTGGTCGGCGCCTGCGCCGGTGCCCTGGGGGTTTCCGCCGACTGGCTCCTCAGCCTCTCCGACCGGCCCGAAAGCGCGGCGGAGCTGCTGGCCTCCAGCCTGTCGCTGACCGAGGCACCGCGGGCGCTGGTGGATGAGCGGATTTTCGAATGGCATCAGGAGGCGCTTGGCTACAAGATCCGCCACGTGCCTGCCGCCCTGCCCGACATGCTGAAAACCCGCGCCCTGCTGGAATGGGAATACTCCCCCCACCTGGGCCGCACCGCCGGCCAGGCCATCGGCGCGTCCGAGGACCGGCTCACCTGGATGCGCCAGTCGCCCTCGGACTATGAAATCGCCATGCCGCTGTATGAGCTCGACAGCTTCGCGCATGGTGTGGGATATTACGAAGGCCTGCCGCTGGAGGTCAGGCTGGAACAGCTCACCCAGTTCGAACGCCTTTGCGAGCAGCTTTACCCCCGGCTGCGGATCTATCTGTTTGATGCCAAACGGCTCTACTCCGCACCGCTCACTCTTTTCGGCCCGCTTCTCTGCGTGTTCTACGCCGGCACGCATTATCTGGCCTTCCGCGACAAGGAGCGGATCGCGACCTTCACCAGCCATTTCGACAATCTGGTGCGCGAGGCGGATCTCACCGCGCGGCAGCTGCCAGGGCGGCTCAGGGCGCTGAGGGCAGCGATCAGCAGTTAG
- a CDS encoding SDR family oxidoreductase — MSRVLITAGGSGIGRAMAEGFAAAGHQVWVTDVSAVALADVPAGWRTTAVDATDEAGVKALFAEIAGDWGGLDVLCANAGVAGPTALIEDIALEDWRKCVSVNLEGCFLAAKHAAPMMKAAKAGSIVVTSSTAGQYGYPNRAPYCSAKWAVIGLMKTLAMELGPFGIRANAICPGAVEGPRMEGVLAREAAAKGMTRDEVYAGYAAGTSMGSFVEARDIANMAVFLGSDAARLVSGQVIAVDGHTVNPDPKV, encoded by the coding sequence ATGAGCCGGGTTCTGATCACTGCCGGCGGGTCCGGCATCGGCCGGGCGATGGCCGAGGGCTTTGCCGCTGCCGGGCATCAGGTCTGGGTCACGGATGTGAGCGCGGTGGCGCTGGCGGATGTGCCGGCTGGCTGGCGGACAACGGCGGTGGATGCCACCGACGAGGCCGGGGTCAAGGCGCTGTTTGCCGAGATCGCCGGGGACTGGGGCGGGCTGGATGTGCTTTGCGCCAATGCGGGCGTCGCCGGGCCGACCGCGCTGATCGAAGACATCGCGCTGGAGGACTGGCGCAAATGCGTCAGCGTCAACCTGGAGGGCTGCTTTCTGGCGGCGAAACATGCCGCGCCGATGATGAAGGCCGCCAAGGCCGGGTCGATTGTCGTGACGTCTTCGACCGCGGGGCAGTACGGCTATCCGAACCGGGCGCCCTATTGTTCGGCGAAATGGGCTGTCATCGGGCTGATGAAGACGCTGGCGATGGAGCTTGGCCCCTTTGGCATCCGCGCCAATGCGATCTGCCCCGGCGCGGTGGAGGGGCCGCGGATGGAGGGCGTGCTGGCGCGCGAGGCGGCGGCCAAGGGGATGACCCGGGACGAGGTTTACGCGGGCTATGCCGCGGGCACCTCGATGGGCAGCTTTGTCGAGGCCCGTGACATTGCCAATATGGCGGTGTTCCTCGGCTCGGATGCGGCACGGCTGGTGTCGGGTCAGGTGATCGCGGTGGACGGGCACACGGTGAACCCGGATCCGAAAGTGTGA
- a CDS encoding carnitine 3-dehydrogenase: protein MKTAAIIGGGVIGGGWAARFLLNGWNVRVFDPDPEAERKISEVLYNARRSLPGLGNVALPAEGQLSYHDTIAGAVKDAEWIQESVPERLDLKQKVYGELQAHCAPDAVIGSSTSGFKPSQLQEGREAPGQIVVTHPFNPVYLLPLVELVTTAANPAGVIERAREIISGLGMYPLHLKKEIDAHVADRFLEAVWREALWLVRDGIATTEEIDNAIRYGFGIRWAQMGLFDTYRVAGGEAGMKHFMAQFGPCLSWPWTKLMDVPEFNDELVDLIAGQSDAQSGHLPIRKMEQIRDDNLVGMMRALGNNDWGAGALQNAHDKGREGEAGLVRSVADLADLSQPVLTQCRTVPLDWTDYNGHMTESRYLDAFAQSTDRLMMIIGCDAEYIANGGSYFTAETHIRHIDEVHAGDPIQVRTRVIMGAGKKMHLWHEMYSGERLLATGEHMLLHVDLATRRSAPPAPHIEANLLKLAEAHSALPAPEGLGRAIGAPR from the coding sequence ATGAAAACAGCAGCAATCATCGGCGGCGGGGTTATTGGCGGCGGCTGGGCCGCGCGGTTCCTGCTTAATGGCTGGAACGTGCGGGTGTTCGACCCGGACCCGGAAGCCGAACGCAAGATCAGCGAAGTGCTGTATAATGCGCGGCGCTCGCTGCCCGGTCTGGGCAATGTGGCGCTGCCCGCAGAGGGGCAGTTGTCGTACCATGACACCATTGCCGGGGCCGTGAAGGATGCCGAATGGATTCAGGAGAGCGTGCCGGAGCGGCTGGACCTGAAGCAGAAGGTTTACGGCGAGCTGCAGGCCCATTGCGCGCCCGATGCGGTGATCGGTTCGTCCACCAGCGGCTTCAAGCCGTCGCAGCTGCAGGAGGGGCGCGAGGCGCCGGGGCAGATCGTGGTGACGCATCCGTTCAACCCGGTCTATCTGCTGCCGCTGGTGGAACTGGTCACGACGGCGGCCAACCCGGCCGGCGTGATTGAGCGGGCCAGGGAGATCATCTCGGGCCTGGGCATGTATCCGCTGCATCTGAAGAAAGAGATCGACGCGCATGTGGCGGACCGTTTCCTGGAAGCGGTCTGGCGCGAGGCGCTGTGGCTGGTCAGGGACGGCATCGCCACCACCGAGGAGATCGACAACGCCATCCGCTACGGCTTTGGCATCCGCTGGGCGCAGATGGGGCTGTTCGACACCTACCGGGTGGCGGGCGGCGAAGCGGGCATGAAGCATTTCATGGCGCAGTTCGGGCCTTGTCTGTCTTGGCCTTGGACCAAGCTGATGGATGTGCCGGAGTTCAATGATGAGCTGGTCGACCTGATCGCAGGCCAGTCGGATGCCCAGTCCGGCCATTTGCCGATCCGCAAAATGGAGCAGATCCGGGATGACAACCTGGTCGGCATGATGCGGGCGCTGGGCAACAATGACTGGGGCGCGGGTGCGCTGCAGAATGCTCATGATAAGGGCCGCGAGGGCGAGGCCGGGCTGGTGCGCTCGGTCGCGGATCTGGCGGACCTGAGCCAGCCGGTGCTGACCCAATGCCGCACCGTGCCGCTGGACTGGACCGACTACAACGGCCACATGACCGAGAGCCGGTATCTGGATGCCTTTGCCCAGTCCACAGACCGGTTGATGATGATCATCGGCTGCGATGCGGAGTATATCGCAAACGGCGGCAGCTACTTCACCGCCGAAACCCATATCCGCCATATTGACGAGGTGCATGCGGGCGACCCGATCCAGGTGCGGACGCGGGTGATCATGGGTGCGGGCAAGAAGATGCATCTGTGGCACGAGATGTATTCCGGTGAACGGCTGCTGGCGACAGGGGAGCATATGCTGCTGCATGTGGATCTTGCGACCCGCCGCTCGGCGCCGCCTGCGCCGCATATCGAGGCCAATCTTCTGAAGCTGGCCGAGGCGCATTCCGCGCTGCCGGCGCCTGAGGGACTGGGACGTGCGATCGGGGCTCCGCGATGA
- a CDS encoding 3-keto-5-aminohexanoate cleavage protein: protein MPLEMNRDVFITCAVTGSGGTQDRSPHVPRSPKEIADSAIAAAKAGAAVVHCHVRDPDTGVPSRDLALYREVTDRIRDAEVDVVLNLTAGMGGDMVFGDTENPLPVNPAGTDMVGATERMAHVAECLPEICTLDCGTMNFAEADYVMTNTPGMLRAMGQMMTDLGVKPEIEAFDTGHLWFAKELVKEGVLDSPALVQLCMGVPWGAPNDLNTFMAMVNNVPSDWNWSAFSLGRDQMAYVAASVLAGGNVRVGLEDNLWLGKGQLAENWQLVERAGAIIENMGGKLIGPAEVREKLGLTKRAPAAK from the coding sequence ATGCCTCTGGAAATGAACCGGGACGTCTTCATCACCTGTGCCGTGACCGGCTCCGGGGGCACCCAGGACCGCAGCCCGCATGTGCCGCGTTCGCCCAAGGAAATCGCCGATAGCGCCATTGCCGCGGCCAAGGCCGGCGCCGCGGTAGTGCATTGCCATGTGCGCGATCCGGATACCGGCGTGCCGAGCCGCGATCTGGCGCTGTACCGTGAAGTCACCGACCGGATTCGCGACGCCGAGGTCGATGTGGTGCTGAACCTGACCGCCGGTATGGGCGGCGACATGGTGTTCGGCGATACCGAAAACCCGCTGCCGGTGAACCCGGCGGGCACCGATATGGTCGGTGCGACCGAGCGGATGGCGCATGTGGCGGAATGCCTGCCGGAAATCTGCACTCTGGACTGCGGCACCATGAACTTTGCCGAGGCCGATTACGTGATGACCAACACGCCGGGGATGCTGCGGGCGATGGGGCAGATGATGACCGATCTGGGCGTGAAACCCGAGATCGAGGCCTTTGACACGGGCCACCTGTGGTTTGCCAAGGAACTGGTGAAGGAAGGGGTGCTGGACAGCCCCGCCCTGGTGCAGCTGTGCATGGGGGTGCCGTGGGGGGCGCCGAACGATCTGAATACCTTCATGGCGATGGTCAACAATGTGCCCTCAGACTGGAACTGGTCGGCGTTCTCGCTGGGCCGGGATCAGATGGCCTATGTGGCGGCGTCTGTTCTGGCGGGCGGCAATGTGCGGGTCGGGCTGGAAGACAACCTGTGGCTGGGCAAGGGCCAGCTGGCTGAAAACTGGCAGCTGGTGGAGCGTGCCGGCGCTATCATCGAGAACATGGGCGGCAAGCTGATCGGACCGGCAGAAGTGCGCGAGAAGCTGGGTCTGACAAAGCGCGCGCCAGCGGCGAAGTAA
- a CDS encoding GlxA family transcriptional regulator — MKSAKNILQPEHQPLKTAVLVLDECNTLSFAAAVDPMRAANRLAGRAAFDWDYVSATQEPPMLTSGLTVPSVPLARLQGCELLIVAAGFQLARHATPSLLAGLRRIAATGATIAGIDGGPWLMAEAGLLDGHPATNHWEDLENFASRFPEVDVRNDRFTVSDGRLTSGGATPAIEMMLHIISARHGAGFAARVAGLFLYDGPAAEPRPQSRLGGHKHNALTAKANALMEAALDEPLPLSAIAETLGTSPRSLQQQFRLRLNTTPQDHYLQLRLAEARRLVTDTDLPLMEVAIATGFTSQSSFARAFRTAHGTSARDLRQEQARPTAH; from the coding sequence ATGAAATCCGCAAAAAACATCCTGCAGCCCGAGCACCAGCCGCTGAAAACCGCGGTGCTGGTGCTGGATGAATGCAACACCCTGTCCTTTGCGGCTGCGGTGGATCCGATGCGCGCCGCCAACCGGCTGGCCGGGCGGGCGGCCTTCGACTGGGATTACGTCAGCGCCACGCAGGAGCCGCCGATGCTGACCAGCGGCCTCACCGTGCCCAGCGTTCCGCTGGCCCGGCTGCAGGGCTGCGAGCTGCTGATCGTCGCGGCCGGCTTCCAGCTGGCACGCCACGCCACCCCAAGCCTGCTGGCAGGCCTGCGCCGCATCGCCGCCACCGGCGCCACCATTGCAGGCATCGACGGCGGCCCCTGGCTGATGGCCGAAGCCGGGCTGCTGGACGGCCATCCGGCAACCAACCACTGGGAGGATCTGGAAAACTTCGCCAGCCGCTTCCCCGAAGTTGACGTGCGCAATGACCGTTTCACCGTGTCCGACGGCCGCCTGACCTCCGGCGGCGCCACCCCGGCGATTGAAATGATGCTGCACATCATCAGCGCCCGCCACGGCGCCGGCTTTGCCGCCCGCGTCGCCGGGCTGTTCCTTTATGACGGCCCCGCCGCCGAACCGCGCCCGCAAAGCCGCCTGGGCGGGCACAAGCACAATGCGCTCACGGCCAAGGCCAACGCCCTGATGGAGGCCGCGCTGGACGAGCCGTTGCCGCTCAGCGCCATCGCCGAGACCCTCGGCACCAGCCCGCGCAGCCTGCAGCAGCAGTTCCGCCTGCGGCTCAACACCACGCCGCAGGACCACTACCTGCAGCTGCGTCTGGCCGAAGCCCGCCGTCTGGTGACCGACACCGACCTGCCGCTGATGGAGGTTGCGATTGCCACCGGCTTCACCTCGCAATCCAGCTTCGCCCGCGCCTTCCGCACCGCGCACGGCACCTCTGCCCGCGACCTGCGCCAGGAACAGGCGCGGCCCACCGCGCATTAA
- a CDS encoding SPOR domain-containing protein — MKDTVSTAKTAPRVAAAALGLLLMAGCEGGPKLAFLQPKAKAGGEIQASSSTKLVERDVEAPEVFQVTEAGLWDGRPSIGGVWVAHPDTKDPERVIIRNNANGQFVIGALFRREREIPGPRLQVSSDAAAALGMLAGAPAELNVTALRREEVSNEIPAEDQTAELPAAETEAAQVLASAAGQEISATPLDPIAGAAAAIDAPAPAAPAVSAQSAPAQAEPAAAPAAKAQKSALDKPYIQIGIFSVEANAKRTANMMRSAGMVPVVREQASSGKAFWRVLVGPAQNKTERSQLLKSVKETGFADAYAVTN, encoded by the coding sequence ATGAAAGACACCGTGTCGACAGCAAAGACAGCCCCGCGGGTTGCCGCGGCGGCCTTGGGCCTGCTGTTGATGGCAGGCTGCGAAGGCGGGCCGAAGCTGGCCTTTTTGCAGCCCAAAGCCAAGGCCGGCGGCGAGATTCAGGCCTCCAGCAGCACCAAGCTGGTCGAGCGCGACGTGGAGGCCCCCGAGGTGTTCCAAGTGACCGAAGCGGGGCTTTGGGACGGGCGTCCGTCGATCGGCGGGGTCTGGGTGGCGCATCCCGACACCAAGGACCCGGAGCGGGTGATCATCCGCAACAACGCGAACGGCCAGTTTGTGATCGGCGCCCTGTTCCGGCGTGAACGGGAAATTCCGGGCCCGCGGCTGCAGGTGTCCTCTGACGCCGCGGCGGCGCTGGGAATGCTGGCAGGTGCGCCGGCCGAGCTGAACGTCACCGCCCTGCGGCGTGAAGAGGTCAGCAACGAAATTCCGGCTGAGGATCAGACAGCTGAGCTGCCTGCGGCAGAGACCGAGGCTGCCCAAGTTCTGGCGTCGGCGGCCGGGCAGGAAATCTCAGCAACGCCGCTGGATCCGATTGCCGGTGCTGCTGCCGCAATTGATGCGCCGGCCCCGGCCGCACCGGCCGTTTCGGCGCAGTCAGCGCCTGCGCAGGCTGAGCCCGCAGCTGCCCCGGCAGCCAAAGCGCAGAAATCCGCGCTGGACAAACCTTACATCCAGATCGGAATATTCAGCGTTGAAGCCAATGCCAAGCGGACTGCCAATATGATGCGCAGCGCCGGCATGGTGCCGGTGGTGCGCGAGCAAGCCTCGAGCGGCAAGGCGTTCTGGCGGGTGCTGGTTGGCCCGGCGCAGAACAAGACTGAACGCAGCCAGCTGTTAAAAAGCGTAAAGGAAACCGGATTTGCGGATGCCTATGCTGTCACCAATTGA